The Armatimonadia bacterium genomic interval GATGATCTCAATCACCACGATCTCCAGGACGTGCCAGGCGACGATCCCGGCCCGGATGCAGCCCGAGCGCGCCTCGTCACCCCGCCCAAAGGCGGCGTGCATGTGCAGCATCGGCGTTCCGCTTTCGTCGGGGAAGATCGTACCGACCGCCGCTACCTCATGGACGCCCTGAAGTTGGTTGGTGACCGGTACCGGCGGCAGCGCCGTCCCGTCCTCCGGGCCCACGACGAACCTGCTGCCGTCCTCGGCCCCGCCGACCATGATCGCAACGCCGGCCTGAAGGTTGTGGTCGACGGCGAACTGCTCCAGCACCTGCGGCATGGATTCACCATGCTCGAGTCGAAGGGCGAA includes:
- a CDS encoding PPC domain-containing DNA-binding protein, translated to MQYSEGRLGRVFALRLEHGESMPQVLEQFAVDHNLQAGVAIMVGGAEDGSRFVVGPEDGTALPPVPVTNQLQGVHEVAAVGTIFPDESGTPMLHMHAAFGRGDEARSGCIRAGIVAWHVLEIVVIEIIGLNALRCHDPETGFELLTFPSK